The Methylocaldum marinum genome includes the window GCTGGTGCATTCCGGGCTCTGGGACAACTTCTCCTACAGCCTTGGCCAGTTCCATTACGAGACCAACGGCTTCCGCAAGAACAACGACTTGCGCCAGGATATTTATAACGTCTTCGCCCAGGGCATGGTCAGCCCTAACTTGAGCATTCAGGCCGAATACCGGCACCGACATTTGGAGCATGGGGATTTGCTGTTCTACGGCAACCTGGAGACTTTCGACGATAGCTTTCGGCGCGAGGTCACCACCGACAGCATTAGGACCGGCCTTCGTTATTCGCCCACCGCGAACTCCGACGTCATTCTTTCGGCCATGTATCTGGACACGTTGCACAACCGCGTTGAAATGATCCTTTCCCGGATCCCGAAAAATCTTTCGGAGACCATGAGCCAGCGTGGCTTTGCAGGAGAAGCCCAGTACATCTACCGGCGCGACCCCTTCGATCTCATTTTAGGCGGCGGCCGCCGCGACTTGTCCGTCGAGTTGTCAAATGAGTTGGCAAGTAGCCTCGGCCTTTCCAGCGAGCGTATCGCTTACCACATCCGCCACAGTAATGCTTATCTGTATTCCCATATTCGCTTTCCGAAGACCATGACCTGGACGCTGGGCATGAGCTACGATTCATCGTGCAATCAATGGGTGGGAGACTACGGCCAGGTCAACCCGAAAGTGGGACTGGCGTGGGAACTCACGGCCGACACCATCCTACGCCTCGCCGCATTCCGAACTTTCGATCGTGGCGTCGAGCACGATGCCACGATCGAACCCACCCAGATCGCAGGGTTCAATCAGTTCTTCGACGGTTACCCGACCACGGATGCCAGGCGCTACGGCATCGGTCTGGATCACAAGTTTTCGTCCGATCTCATGGTGGGTTTGGAGGCCTCGTTACGGGATATGATTACGCCTATCCTTCCGAAAGTGAGCCTGGATACGCAGAGCGAAATATTGAAACAAGAAGAAATGCTGTACCGTGCCTATGGCTACTGGGCGATCAACGATAATTTCGCTGCCGGCCTGGAGTATCAGTTCGATATTTACACGAGCGGCGATGAGACGAGATACCAGAATCATATCGCCCCGCTGAGTTTGAGTTATTTTCATCCCTCCGGCCTATCGAGCACTATCACGGTGACCTATGTCAATCAGGAGGCCCTCGAACGGAATGACCCTTCGTCTAGGAACCACGACGACAATCAGTTCGCACTGCTCGATTTTGCCCTGAGGTATCGTTTACCCAATCGCTTTGGCACAGCCGGATTCGTCGTAAAAAACGTGCTGGACCAACAATTCGATTTCCTCGGGCAGAACTCCCTCGGCTATCGAACCGGGCGCCTGGAGGAGACGCCTTTGTTCATTCCGGAAAGGACGATGTTTTTTCACCTTACGCTGGCATTCTGAAGACTCCGAACTGATGTCCCGGAACGCATGCCAGTCAGGCCTGGGCGTATGGGCGATCCGGCGCCACAACATCCCAACAGCGACACGGCTTGGGAATCGGCCGAACGCGAAGACGCGCCATGCGCACCCGGCCGTTCTCTAACCACCCGATTTTTGTCGGGAATCCTTTCCCGACGTCACGGCCCGGTCGAGCGTCTGCGTCGGCAAGGGATTGCCGACCTACGACCGGGCACCCTTGTAGGTCGGGAATCCTTTCCAATCGCAAACGGTGTCTCCGGGAGCACCGGAGCCACCCTTCCAATCGCAAACGGCGTCTTCGGGGGGCACCGAAGCCGCCCTTCCCGACGTCACTCGGCCCGGCTTTCGGCTCTGTCGTCCAAATCCTACAGAAAAATCAGCCATGACTGACAAGTCTTTTTAGCTCAGTTGCAGGAATATATGCCAGGTTCATGCCACCGAATCGTGCGAACGTAAACCACCGGCATGCTTTCACGAATCAGTCCAACGACGACACGCAGAAGGGATTGACTCGCAAGGTTTTTGAACATTTCACTTGCAGCTGTTTTGGGAGAAACCGAATGTTGAGGAATCGACATCATCAGACTTTGTTAGGTTTGTTCGTGATTTCGATAGCGATCGCTCCCGCCGCTCAAGCGGCGGACGGCACGTGCGGCGTCGATAGCCTGAAAGGCCGGTACGGCTTTCAGGCGTCCGGTCGAGTGGACGGGCCGAGCAGAACGGAGACCGACCTCGATCTGACCAAGACCGAGACCGTCCATTTTGCCCAGGTGGGCACCCTCGAAGCCGACGGCAAAGGCCATGCCTGGCTCAGATTCACCGAATCCGCGAATACGACGACGCCCGCAACCGCTCGACAGGGCGCCACCTACACCGTCAACCCGGATTGCACCGGAACCCTCCGGTTCACGGTAGACGATGCCGAATCGGACACCGCCGCCGATGCCCCGGGCTACGCCTTCGTCCTCAAGCCCGACCACGCCTTCAGCTTCATCGGCCTCGCCACCGGCACGGTCCTGACCGGCTCCGCCTGGCTCATCACCGATGCCGCCGGCGAGCCGGTTCCGGTTGCAGAGACATCTCCCGCCATCGCAGCACAACGCGTCACGCAAATTAGATATCGATGCGGAACCGACGGGTGCCCTCCGGACAGAGTGAGGGTCTCCGGAACAAACTACTGCATACCGTGTGACTGACTTTAGCCGGGATTGCCGATGGACGCAGCAGTACGCCCATCGGCAATCCCGCAACTTGCGCGAGCGTGCTTAAACCCGCCTAACCCCGGCCGTCTCGCCGGGGCACCTGTGAAACGGCACCCTCGTGCCGCCCGATCTCCTCCAAGTTCCTCCGCAATAAACGGCCCGGACCGCGGTCGAAATAAAAAGCTCAGGTTTTCTTGATTCGAATTGAAAGCGATGTGGAATTACCGATTGCCAAATACCGGCGTTTTTTTGGCAATCGCATTGTGGTTTCTATTGGTCGCCGGCGGGAGTAGAGCGGATGTGACGGCTTTTATCGGCGCTACCTTGATCGATGGCACCGGCGGCGTTCCGCGCGCCGACGCGGTGATTCTCGTCCGGGACGGGCGGATTGCCGCCGTGGGAAGCCGGAACGAGATAAGGATTCCGCCCGAAACGCGGGTGGTCGATGCGAGCGGTAAATGGATCGTTCCCGGCCTGATCGACGCCCACATTCACTTTTTTCAATCGGGCGGCCTTTATACCCGCCCGGACGTGATCGATCTGCGGGAGACTCGCCCTTATGGGGACGAGATCCGCAGCCTCAGGGAACGCATTCCCGATACTTTGGCCCGCTATGTGGCGAGCGGCGTTACCTCGGTGGTGGACGTCGGCGGCCCGTTGTGGACCTTCCAGGTGCGGGATCGCGCGATGCGAACCGAATTGGCGCCGCGCGTTGCGGCGACCGGGCCGCTGATTGCGACTTATTTTCCGCGGGAGCTCAAGGCCGACGATCCGGCGCTGATCAAGGTGGATTCCGCCGCGGAGAGCCGGTCTGCGGTACGGGAAATCCTGGCGCACAAGCCGAACCTCATCAAAATCTGGTTCATTCCGCTGCCCGGTCGGAGCCTTGTGTTTCAGACCGCCGTGGTCGAGGCGGCGATAGAGATGAGCCATGCGGTCGGCACACGGGTCGTTGTGCACGCGACCGATCTGGAGACCGCACGTGCGGCAGTGGTGGCCGGTGCGGACATTCTGGCCCATAGCGTGGATGACCGCCGGGTCGACGAGGCCTTCATCAAGCTGTTGAAGGATCGCGGCGTGGTGTACGTGACTACCCTGGTCGTCAACGAGGGTTACGAGGAGGTCCTCGGGAGGAAGGTGCGATTGACGGATATCGAGCGCCGCCTCGGCGATCCCGAAGTGATCGCGACCTTCGATGACTTGGCCGGCCTGCCCGCCCGAAAAAGACCCTGGGCTTACCGCTGGTTCAGCCGGGATGTCGCGTTCTGGAATCTGAAACGCTTGCAGGACAGTGGCGTGACCATAGCCGCCGGGACCGATGCCGGCAATATCGGCACCTTGCACGGGCCGGCGTTGCACCGGGAGTTCGAGCTGATGGCCGAGGCCGGACTCTCGCCCGGGGAGATTCTGGCGGCCGCGACCCGGGGCGGAGCGCGCGTCATGGGGCGCAGCGCCGAATTGGGAACCGTGGAGCAGGGCAAGCTCGCCGATTTCGTGCTGCTCGACGCCGATCCGCTGGCCGACGTTGCTCATTTGCGCCGCATTTTTCGCGTGGTCAAGGGCGGGGAAATGTTCGATCCCCGGGCCTTTGAACCTGGAAACGGCGGTTAAACGCTTGGAAGGCGTAGAAACGCCGCATGGATTCCGGCCGTCCCGCGTCACCGCGGCCGACAGGCGAAGACTCGTAGGATGCGGTGAACGAAGGGAACCGCCCTTCGACTGAGCTCAGGACAGGCCCTTCGACTGAGCTCAGGACAGGCCCTTCGACCCAGCTCAGGACAGGCCCTTCGACCTAGCTCAGGACAGGCATCGATCGCGGCCTTGCGATCGCAAACGGCCATCCGGGGAGCAGGTCGGCAATCCCTTGCCGACGAACCGGTTGGCCCAGCTGCACCGTCGGCAAGGGATTGCCGACTCGCTGCACTCCATCAAAGCGTACGACCGTCGTTTCCGAATCGAGCGGAACCGCCGGCCGGACAATCGCGAAACAAAGGTTCGACCGATTCATTCGGCTAGCGCGGGTCGAACACCAGATAGAATTGGGCCTGCTGCGCCATACCTTCGACATAGATGCCGCGGCGCGTGTAAGGGGCCGCGGAATCGGGGACGGTTCCCACAAACACCCGCTCCATGGCGCTTCCGGAAATTTGCAGGGAAAATCGCCGATCGCCGCAGTGAAGCGAGGCGCGCCAGTTTCCCGGAGTATGGTAGGTGGTCCAGTCGCTCCAGTATTGGAAAGGACTGGAAGTGGGCAGCGGCGCTCCTTCCGGTAAGACCTCGGCACCGCTGGTCACGGAGCAGGGCGTGTTCATGACCAAACCGATCGCTCGCGGGGTTTCCGAGTCGGTTTTCACCACCACTCTATCGGTGAACGTCCGGGTCCCGATAACGAGGCGCCTCGAGGCCGTTACGCCTTTGGCATAGGTCGGATGAGCAGCCTCCGCCAACGAGCCATCCGTGGAGACGTCGAGGAGCTGCCCTTCGGACGGCCAGGGCGATTGCCCGGAACCGTCGACCAGAGGCACGTTGTGGGCCGGCGCCCGGCGGAAATATCCTAGGTGCAGCGGAGAGCCGAAGCCGACGGTGCCGGCGTCTTTCAGAATCCAGGTGTCTCCGTACTGCAGTTCATAAGTAAGCGCTTCCTGCTGAGCATGAAAGGGGGCTTTCTGTCCGTAGCGCAACATGGCGTGCCAGCCGTTTTTCACGATTTGGACGGCGTCCAGGCCCGGCACCGGCCCCGATACCACCTCGGGCAGTACCGGTGTCGACTCGACCGCCTTGGGCGGATCGAGCAAAGTGTCCCAGGTCAGCTGGTCCCTCGCTTCTTCCAGCCCGATCCAGGTCGGCAGAACCCGGCGCGACGAAGCCCACAGGTCGCGGTTCGGTGCCTTGCGATTGGGAGGCGAGTCGTTGAGAGTCGGTGCGTCTTCATTGGCGAAGCGGACGGTCACCGGTGAAATCATCAGATTCTGCGCGATCCAGAGTTGCCGCGCGAACTCGGCCAGTCGCCCGCGCAGGGACGCGCCGATCAGCATTTCCACCAGGGCCTTGACCGTGTAATCCTGGTAGGAAAGCGAGTTTTCGTACCAGAACCAGTCCGGTGATACGCCTGTCTCCAGGAGCGAAGGAATACCCAGGGTCGAATTCTTGCCGAAATCGATCAGCTCCGGTTGTTCGAACTCGAGTCCGATCAGCGTCACCGCCGCGGCATGCCAGACGGCGATGTTGTGGACCTCGCGCGCCGAAGCCATCACATTGGTCGCCAACGGCAGGAACAGTCCTTCGCGCCAGTGGTCGGCGCGAGCAGCCGGGACATGGGGCTTAAGCAGCCGGACCGCTTCGATCAACACCAGGGCGCGGGTCGCTTCGTCCAGACTTTGGCTCAACAGCTGGGCCTGGCCGTTCCAGGTCTGCAGGGGAAAACCGAGGTAGGCGTCGGCGTAGAAATCGAGCTGCGAAACCGCCCAATCGAGATAGCGTCTGTCGTCCGTCAGGCGGAACAGCCGGGCCGCGTCCAGCACGCGATCGATGTTGTAGATCCGATTGTGGGTGATCCAGGCGGCACGCATTTTTTCGTAGCCGGGTTCGTCGGGCGGTATCGGCTGATCGGGGGTCCAGTTGAGGAGAGCGCCCGTGTCCGGATCGATGTAATCGTGGACCCAGCCGGCGACCCAGTCCGCGCTCTCGCGGGGCTGGCTCATCCAGGTGTTGAGCCAGTCGGTTCGTTCCTGCAACCAGGGGGCCCAGCGCGGGTCCTGTGCGATCCGCCGGCGGGCTGCGTCCCAATACTCGCGGGCGGCGCGGGCCGGCGAATAGCCGCCTTCGCCGGCCTTGAGCTCGGCGAAGGCGGCCTTGATTTCCTGATTGTCGGGCAGACCTTGGGCAGGCCCGGTGTCATCGGCTAGCGCTTCGAAAACGGCTCCCGACAGGACCAGGGCCAGCCCGCCACATAATCGTCGACGTCTCATCGTTTTAACTCTCCCTTGACTCTTGAGTATAAAAAAGTAGCTTTTGAATGAGCTTAGAAGTCCAAGCGCAATTTCGGCGGTCTCGGCGGCGATTTGAGCAACCTGAAATACCCTTGGACGAGGTGAGGCCGGGCAAGCCGCCGGCAACTGCTCCCGGCGTATCGAAAATGGATGACATGATGTAAGCTGTCCCATTGAATACCCTGGTCCTCGCCGTTTTTTATCCTTCTGGATACTCGGCGCATATTCGGTATATGGACCGATTTGATAAACGAGTTTTTTGTTTTTGGACTCGTGGCCAAAACGGTTCTTGATTCCCCGATATGACTGTATTTGACCAGAACGCTTTCCGCCTCCGGACTCTCGTTCCGGCCCGTCGTTCCCAGCGGGAAAGGGTTCGATTTACGTCGCGGAAGGTACTGTTTGCGGGCAAATTGCATGTATTCCATTCTTGCGGATTCCCGGCCGGCCGAGCATGATGCCGGACCGGTCAAAGCGGGTCGCGGTTTAAAAATTACGGATCGGCTCAAGGAAGCTCTGATTAAGTCTCCAATTCGGAGAAGCGACCTGCGCAACGGTTTGACCAAACTGGCCCTCACCCAACCCAGTCACTCCGCACATGCCCTGTGCGGAGCCGCAAGCGGCGCTCACGCGTGCACCCGTTCGCCGGGAGCGAACGGGAACGTGCGAAGCACGGCCCGAAGGGCGAGCCTCAGGGATGAGCCGAGTAAATCGGCAGTCGTGCCGATTTGCCCCGGAGGGAGAGGGTTTATTCAGAGCTTCCTTAAAACCATACCCGAACTGTACTAAGGACTTTCTTTAAACTATGGATTTAATTTAAAGGCTAAGCGCATTTTGAATCGTGATCCTGGCCACAAAACTGAAAATGCGCAGATGATTTCGGCGATATATTCGGCAGGCGGGATGAATCCTCGGGAATTTACGACTCCGCTCGGAACATGAAGATAATCGATGATTGGCTGGTAAACGCACGGCGGCTGGAGAGTCGCAACTGCGACGACAGGCCCGATACCGAGGATATTTCCCTGGTGGTGATCCATGGCATCAGCCTGCCTCCGGGCGAGTTCGGCGGCGATTGGATCGACGCCTTGTTCACCAATAATCTGGAGCCGACCGCCCACCCCTATTTCGAACAGATCCGCAACCTGCGGGTATCCGCCCATGCGCTGGTCCGCCGCGACGGCGAGATCGTTCAATACGTGCCGTTCCAGCGGCGCGCCTGGCACGCCGGGAACTCGAATTTTCAGGGGCGGGAACGCTGCAACGATTTTTCGATCGGTATCGAACTGGAAGGAGTCGACGATGTTCCCTATGTCGACGTGCAGTACGAACGCTTGAGCGATTTGCTGGCCGTCTTGCTTAAGACTTACCCGGGATTATCTCCGGACCGGATCGTAGGCCATTGCGACATCGCCCCGGGGCGCAAGACCGATCCGGGGCCAAGCTTCGATTGGGCAAGGCTTTACCGTTTGTTGTCCGCCAAGGGGACCTGCCGGACCTCATACGGTTAAGGAAGTTCTGATCGAGTCTCCAATTCGGAGGAGCAACCAGCGCAAATGATTGATCTTACAGTCGAACGATGCGGTTCGTGCCTCACCGCATCCTACATGCCCGGCTCAATATTCGTAGGTCGGCAATCCTTTGCCGACGTGCCCCGTAACGTAGGTATCAAGACGCTCTACCCGTCCCGTCCGCCATTCGCTGCGAAAAACGCTATGCCCTGCGCCAGCGGCAGCGTCTCGCCCCAGTTGATGGTATTGGTCTGCCGTCGCATGTACATCTTCCAGGCGTCGGAACCCGCTTCCCGGCCGCCCCCCGTATCCTTCTCGCCGCCGAAGGCTCCGCCGATTTCCGCGCCGGAAGTGCCGGCATTGATGTTGGCGATGCCGCAGTCGCTGCCGGAAGCCGACAAGAACCGCTCCGCCGCCCTGAGATTCAGGGTGAACAGCGCCGAGGACAGTCCTTGCGCAGCATCGTTCTGCAGGGCGATCGCCTCTTCCAGGCGGCGGAACGTCATCACATAGAGGATGGGCGCGAAGGTTTCGCGCTGCACGATATCCCAGCGGTTGTCCGCCCGGATCAAGGTCGGCTCGACGAAGCAGCCGGGCCGATCGAGCACCCGTCCGCCGTAGAGTAGCTCGCCGCCCTGGCGGCGTGCCGCCTCGACGGCGCTGCGGTAGGACTCGACCGCCGCCGAATCGATGAGCGGCCCCATGAGGCTCGAGGGGTCCAGGGGATCGCCGACCCGCACCTCGCCGTAAGCCCGGATCAGGCGCTCGATCAGATTGTCGTAAAGACTCTCGTGGATGATCAGCCGCCGGATGCTGGTGCAACGCTGGCCGGCAGTGCCGACGGCACCGAACAGAATGGCGCGTAGCGCGAGATCCGGGTCGGCGGTTTCGTCGACGATGACGGCATTGTTTCCGGACAGTTCCAAAAGACTCCGCCCCAAACGCTCGGCGACTTTCACCGCCACCTGGCGGCCCACGGCGGTGGAACCGGTGAACGAGATCAGGGGCAGCCGCGGGTCGCGGACGAAACGGTCGAGCAGTTCCGGATTTTCCGGCAAAAAGGAGGAAAAAATGCCCGGATATCCCAGCTCGGCCACGACTCGATCGCACAGGTGCTGGACCGCGACGGCGCAGAGCGGCGTCTTCGGGGAAGGCTTCCACACGACCGTATCGCCGCACACCGCCGCGACGAACGCGTTCCACGACCACACCGCCACCGGGAAATTGAAGCCGGTGATGACGCCGACCGGCCCCAGGGGATGCCACTGCTCGTAAAGGCGGTGCCCGGGGCGTTCGGAAGGCATCGTATTGCCGTACAGCATGCGCGACAGCCCGACCGCATAGTCGGCCATGTCGATCATCTCCTGCACCTCGCCGTCCGCTTCCGCCTTGATCTTGCCCATTTCCAGGGCCACCAGGCTGCCCAGCGCATCCTTGTGTTCCCGCAGGGCGTCGCCGATGCGGCGAACCACCGCACCGCGCTCGGGCGCCGGGACAAGGCGCCATTCCTCGAAGGCTTTCCGAGCCTCATCCAGCACGGTTTCGTACTGAGCTTCCGAACCGAGCGTAACCTCCGCGATCGTCTCGCCGGTAGCGGGATTGCAGGATTTCAGCCGCGGTCCGTCGGGGGCTTTCAGCCACCCCCCATAGGCGGCATAGCTGCCGATGTTGAGGTCCAGGAGATGCAAAGTCTCGAACAGTCGAGACTTGAAGGCGTTGTCGTGAGTATGCATGGGCAACTCCCTGTGTGAGGCGCTAGTGCCTCGTTCCGGTTAGATTCGGGGCGGCGGGGAGAGGTTCGGATAGCCGAGACTCTCAACCTTCCGAGACTTGGGCTGTCTAACAGGTGTATTCTGACCCAAATCCGGCTTGCGCCACAGCCCTCCGGAGCAGAGTCGAGCCGGTGTGCAATGACGGTTGCCGAACGTGCCGCCGTATGTCATAAGGTCTTGCAGCTTTTCCCCGCAAAGGCAGAGAGGTCTTCCATGTCCAGTCCACACGATGACTTCGCCGGTAGCCTGGTGCGCGAGGTACTCGAAGGTCCCACGACCCTCCGCGCCCATCCCGAACAGCGCGCCAAACTCCTGGTGCCTCGTCCCGACGGTCAGATCGCCAGTATCGACCTGACCCCGTTCGAAGCGGAACCGCAACCGATGACCGCCGCCCATTATTTCCACGGGATCAAATCCGTCGATGGACTGTTGACGGCTTATGGCGAAGCCCGCCGGTCGAAACCGTTCGAAGAGGATCTGCCGGATGCCTGCGAGCACGTGGACCCGTACGCCCGGGATTTTCTCGACGGCCTGCTGGCCCGTGCCCGGCGTTTTCTGACCGATGCCGACGCGACGCTGATCGGTGACTGGGTCAGTCGGCTCGACGTTTACGTGGCGGTCAAGGCGGTGGAATCGCTGCTGTACAGCCGGGCCGACCTGACTTTACTGAAGATCGCGCGGCGCCTCGGCTGGACGGTGCATTTCGATCATCTGGCGATCCGCTGCGGTTCGTCCGCGCATGCCGACGCCGAACGGGTCGTGGAAAACCTGCGGCGCCATCACGGCTATGTGCCCTCGCAGGTCGAAGGCGAGGATTTCTATCAGTTCGATGACGGCTGGAACGCCTACGTGCTCTATAAAATCCTGGAAAACGGCCAGGTGCTGCGACTGTTCGTCGACCAGTCGGACGCGGATAATCCCACCCAGATCATCCAGCACTGGAATCACGTCTACGGCTACACCGCTCATCATCTGGCGATCCGGGCGACGCGGTTCGAGGAAGGCCGCCGCGTCGCGGTGGGCCTGCCGAAGCTGATGCATACCATGGAGGCGGAAGGCGTGGGCATCATGACCCCGACCGGCGATTACACCGATCGCCTGCTGCTGCAGGTATTCACCCGCCCCGAGCGGAATCGCGAGGTTCCGGAACGGATTCGGGAGAGCTTGAGAACCTACGGCGCCGAACTGGAAGCCGTGATCGAAAACGCCAAGCTCCTGGAGCTTTTGTCACGCCGTGAAATGAATCCGGAGCTGGCCACGAAATTTTTCGCGCTGTACGACATTCCTTACGAGCCGGAAAATCCCCTTCATTCCGCTCCGTTCTACAACTATTTCCTGCCGGAACAGGCGGCCCATGTCATTCGAACCTCGGTTCAAAGGGTGGCATAGCGGAAGAAGACATTGGCGGGGACTGATCGGTGGGAATGCGGTTTACACAGGGAATTGACCTCACTGCAAGGAGAAAAATCGTATGCGGCACGTGTTCGTCCTCGGTGCCGGCACCATCGGCTCCCTGATTGCCGGCCTGCTTTCCCGGTCCGGCGACTATACGGTTTATCTGATCGATCACGACGAAAGTGCCCTGAAGCGGGCCACCGAAGATATCGATCGGCAAAATCTGACGCCCCTGACCGTGGATGCCATTCAGGGAAGCGCGCTGCGCCATTGCCTGTCGGATCATCCCTGCCGGGCGGTCATCTCCGCACTGCCGTACTACTGCAATCCGCTGGTGGCGGAGTACGCCCGCGAGTCGGGTCTGCATTATTTCGATCTCACCGAGGACGTCAGCGTCACGCGCCACATCCAGAATCTCAGCCGGGGAGCGGAAACCGCCTTCGTTCCGCAATGCGGCCTGGCGCCCGGCTTCATCAACATCGTCGCCAACGAACTGATGGAACACTTCGAGGAGTTGGACACCGTAAAGCTGCGGGTCGGCGCATTGCCGGTGCACCCCAGCAACGTTCTGAAATACTCGCTCACCTGGTCCACCGACGGCTTGATCAACGAATACGGCAATTTCTGCTACGGGCTTGAAGACGGCCATGAAGTCGTCCTGATGCCGCTGGAAGGCTACGAAACCATCGAAATCGACGGGCTGCTGTACGAAGCCTTCAACACCTCGGGCGGCCTCGGCACCCTGGCCGATACCTACAGCGGCAAGGTCAGGACGCTGAACTACAAGACCCTGCGTTATCCCGGCCACTGCGAGAAGGTTCATTTTCTGATGCGCGATCTCAAGCTCAACAAGGATCGGGACACCCTGAAACGCATCCTCGAAAACGCGATCCCCAAGACCGTGCAGGACGTGGTGCTCATCTACGTCTCGGTCAGCGGCAAACAGCGCGGCGAACTGTACGAAGAGAACTATTTCAAGAAGATCTATCCGCAAACCCTCTACGGGAAGTTATGGTCGGCGATTCAGGTCACTACCGCCTCGGCGGTCTGCGCAGTCGTTGATCAAGTGCTGGACCGAACCGCACTCTACCAGGGCTTCGTGACGCAGGAGAGTTTCAGGCTGGAAGCGTTTCTGGAAAACCGGTTCGGGCAGTATTACCGCTAATGTGAATTTCCTGGATGCGAAGGCGTAGAAGCCGCGGCGTCGGGAAAGGATTCCCGACAAAGCGGCACGGTCGTAGGTCGGCAATCCCTTGCCGACGCAGCCCTGGACCGGGCCGTGTGACGTCGAAAAAAACGCCCGACCTGCTCGCGAGTTCCCGTAGGGCAGATCCAAAACCGCCCTAAACCTCGGCCCGGCGCCGGCCGGTTTCCGCCGCAATGCCGAATCCGGCACCCTGTAGTGCCGCGAACAGGCTTTCCCGCTCGGCCGGCGACAGCGGCCGTAGCGGCGGACGGGGCACCAGCCAGGCGGGGTCGCCCGTTTGTGCGGCCCGAATGGCCTTGAACGCGGGGACGAAGGGATAGCGTAGGACGATGTCCAGGAATGAACGGATGCGCGCCTCGTCATCCGGCTCGGGGTCGGGTTTGAGCAGTGCGGCGGCCAGGTCCGGAAAGAGATTCGCGATGCCGCAGATGGTTCCGGCCCCGCCCGCACGCATCAGCCTCGGCAGGTGCGGCTCGTGGCCGGCCAGGATCGAGAGCCGCGCCCCCTGTCGCAGCAGTTCCGCCGTATGTTCGAAATCGCCGCCGCTGTCCTTCACCCCGGCGATGATGCCGGGATACGCGGCCGACAACCGGGCGACCACCCGCGGCCGTATCGCCACGCCCGATGGCTGCGGAATGTGGTACAGGTAGACGCGCAGTCGCGCATCGCCCACCGCCTCGATCAAGTTCGCGTAGTAACGGAACACCGCCTCGTCGCTTAAGCCTTTCCAGAAGAAGGGCGGCAGGATCAAACAGCGCGGACAGCCGGATTGCAGCGCATGGCGCGTCAGCGCCACGGCATCGGTGATTGCGGTGGCGCCGGTGGCGGCCAGCAGGCGGTCCGGAGCGATGCCCGCGCGCAGCAGCGTCTCGAGCCCTGCGCAGCGCTCGGCGACCGAGAAGGAGGGTCCTTCGCCGGTGGTGCCGAAGGGTACGAC containing:
- a CDS encoding dihydrodipicolinate synthase family protein, with translation MTEPVPIRGLWCAMLTPLGADGDLDHARLAAHARGLLAQGVDGVVPFGTTGEGPSFSVAERCAGLETLLRAGIAPDRLLAATGATAITDAVALTRHALQSGCPRCLILPPFFWKGLSDEAVFRYYANLIEAVGDARLRVYLYHIPQPSGVAIRPRVVARLSAAYPGIIAGVKDSGGDFEHTAELLRQGARLSILAGHEPHLPRLMRAGGAGTICGIANLFPDLAAALLKPDPEPDDEARIRSFLDIVLRYPFVPAFKAIRAAQTGDPAWLVPRPPLRPLSPAERESLFAALQGAGFGIAAETGRRRAEV